The DNA window AAccacaaaatataatttatacgCATCAAATATCAAAACGATGACTGTAGCACTGtaggtatttttaaaagtttttcaaaaagttttttcgtgttttttgtatcataatttttaaaaattatctacCAGCAATACAAATCGATAGAAAATTATTTGACACGTTTAATGATGGATAACCCCGTCAGGCACATAAAAGATTTAACACTTCATAACATTAATAGATATTATCATTGCAATTTTTCGAGTATTTCCCCCAAAACATGCTATTTTCATATCTTCTTACTCTTTTGCccaaacaaatgaaaaagatTGCACATTTCGTGTTACGtggacaatttctattgtttgtGTCATTAGCCATTACGAGACAACCAATTAACTGACTTTTTTCACCCTCCCCTTTTTTTTGGCTTGGGAACTGCATCATGATTCTGCTCTAACTTAAAATGTGGACCAAATATGAATATGTTACTTATTTGAGTTAGAACAAAATACCACAAATAAATCTTTACGGCTGCAAATGTAAGTGCACAATACAAACAAGCATATCACATTAAAATACTTCATTGTAATGCGCCATCTGATTGGTTTAAACAGTCACATGATAGGGCGAACAAAACGTCTTCTTTCCCGATAAATTAATATCATCCCTTTGGATTTAATAGAGATATAGGAaataaacatagaaagaaagaAGGACATTCACGACGATTTTGCTGATTAGAATTCTAGTTATCCAATGGAGTTCGGTAAAATGAACAAgttattcaaaaatgtttggGATATATGAATATTCATTCACCCAGAAAAATTTCCGTTGGTCGtatgatttttcttggaaaaatgaaaaataaatcatgtctCTTTCACCATTAAGCAACAAATGTGAGGTATGCACAACAGTGGGTACATTAATAgataacaattttgaatatttatcgTACATGGTAGTTAATTTGTGCGTAAAATCcgtatttttcattaaatgaacTTACTACTATAGGATGATTAAAAGGGATTGTTATTAATTGAGTGAATTGCTAATGGATGATGGATGAACTAAAAAACACACGAGCTATGAGGATGGTATTATATTTCAACGTAATAACAAACTTAAAAAGAGTATTCTAATTTAGGCACATCACGAATTTACTATTTGCtcattatatttttgaaaaccgtatttgtttattttttccccCGATGCCTTTCTAACATTTTATCCGTATACCATACATGTTGTTgcatactttaaaaaaactaaCTTAAAAGTGTGTACATTAACATTACACAATAATTTGGTATAAGGACCGAATGATATAAAAACTATCTACAAATGAATAAAACGTTTCTATGAAGACAATGCATAATGAAAAAGTTTAATGTCAGTAGATTACTTGCATAACAATGCTTTTACCAGTTTTATCCTCAATTAGGAAAAGGTTCGACTTCTTCGTTTTTAAAGCCGTTCAATCATTCGCAAACATTAAAGCAATGATGATTCACACATACACgaacaataacatttttaaaattgtaataagTTATCCGGCACCTAAAAACCAAACGTTCAATGatgataaaagttaaaattgaaAAGCATTATTAGGCATCCGGCACCTTCACACCAAATGTCTAATAATGATAAATTTGCATGTTTTTTTGGTGGGATGTGTTAATTTGAGCCGTATCTTTAAACTATTCCCTTTCCGGTTTCTTCTGGATCTTCGTCCATCATATGGTGGTCGTGCTTCGGTCGTTCCTGATGGTTACGTTGGTGAACGAGCTGTTCGTCTTCCCGTCAGTACTCTCCAGGTTCAGCATGCCTCTCACCCTCTTGATTCGGCACTGCAGCATGTCTAACAGAGACGCCCGGAACTGTGTGCTCATCAGAAAGAAGATCCAGAAATTACAGGCGTAACTAAGTAACGAGAAAGCCGAAGATATGGTGTGCCACAGAATGTCGGCTTCCTCAGACAATACGCCTCGTATTTGATCCGTCGCCAACTCGTGGGCGTAAATCAGAAAGGTGATGCCGTCTTGGATTTCTGCGACAAGGAAAACTACGAGAATGACAATAACCAGCATGTTTATCCTTCGGAGTTGCTCCTTTTTATAAGAATCCGAGGTTTTGAATCTGATGCTTCGCTGGTGTAGCAGCAGCGCAAGTGCTACAGTGGTTATGAAGAGTATGATAACAGGAAGAAGGCGAGTCAGAAACCCAGAGAAAATGTAATACACCATCATTGATCTCTTAATGCCGAATGCTTCATATTGATACACAATCACCGCAATTATCACAATGACTGCTACTTTTATTATTGTTGTCTTGGCGTTGCATATCCTCGAATAATAAAATGGCGTGCAGACGGCAAGTAGACGCTGCCATCCCAACAAGGCCGTAAACCAGTTGGAGGTCATGCGAAATATGCTGTATATGACATAGAGTACATGGTTTGTAACACACCAATCGTAGGTCATGTACAGATTTTTGTAGTTTCCCGCcatgttaaaataaattgactCCGGCAGTCGTGTTAGGCAGATTATGGTGTCAGAAATGGCCAACGAAGTGAGAACAATGGTGGTGGGGGAGCGGTGGCTCCTGAAGATGAAAACCGAAATAAGCAGCGCGTTGGTGATGATGGTCATGATTGCGATGATGAATGTGAGAGGTCCACGAATTGGAATCTCCCAGTCGGCTTTCAACTCTAACTGCCCATAATAGTCATTGTACCCGGAATGGTTTCCATAATTGTACTGGttagaataat is part of the Crassostrea angulata isolate pt1a10 chromosome 3, ASM2561291v2, whole genome shotgun sequence genome and encodes:
- the LOC128178365 gene encoding medium-wave-sensitive opsin 1-like encodes the protein MERDYKGNKNYSNQYNYGNHSGYNDYYGQLELKADWEIPIRGPLTFIIAIMTIITNALLISVFIFRSHRSPTTIVLTSLAISDTIICLTRLPESIYFNMAGNYKNLYMTYDWCVTNHVLYVIYSIFRMTSNWFTALLGWQRLLAVCTPFYYSRICNAKTTIIKVAVIVIIAVIVYQYEAFGIKRSMMVYYIFSGFLTRLLPVIILFITTVALALLLHQRSIRFKTSDSYKKEQLRRINMLVIVILVVFLVAEIQDGITFLIYAHELATDQIRGVLSEEADILWHTISSAFSLLSYACNFWIFFLMSTQFRASLLDMLQCRIKRVRGMLNLESTDGKTNSSFTNVTIRNDRSTTTI